The following are from one region of the Lonchura striata isolate bLonStr1 chromosome 26, bLonStr1.mat, whole genome shotgun sequence genome:
- the TMEM200B gene encoding transmembrane protein 200B, with product MTAENGESNVPMRELEHGGPKVPVPLVPLRRQGRRLRRKPPTEPSLKGQLRMRSPAGAFVMVGVSVVLVGMTIAVVGYWPHRGYGGTGASTGNTSVVGDMRREVAAGRHMPHSEKLKLIGPVIMGIGLFIFICANTMLYENRDMETRQLMQKGLYSLEVGLPKGTSPEDGHCQRGDSQALPKASAECVEGCYQVDLSCQPCPSPGNKWSDCYGPNRLQAMAEFLQHPAASPAISLRSLHSTEVNLSLPCHTGAESLLSSAVGALTLPIIKLNNCLLDGAARGADGRAERGSAEHLPKTPQLSRVPVSIGDSTALCSQAGDGGGGHVVISVDNSCPGAEPLVDLSSDVHLHTPGHSKSLDLGRPGVLLVAPIKDRKNRSWPRLDHVSLVGYAKLESTGESSDQLLEPSEPPSQAEPPPSSWVVGMEQGTRV from the coding sequence ATGACTGCAGAGAACGGCGAATCCAACGTGCCTATGCGAGAACTGGAGCATGGAGGGCCCAAGGTGCCAGTGCCCCTCGTTCCTCTGCGGCGCCAGGGCCGCCGCCTGCGGCGCAAGCCCCCGACGGAGCCCTCGCTGAAAGGGCAGCTCCGCATGCGCTCACCCGCGGGGGCCTTCGTTATGGTGGGCGTCTCGGTGGTCCTGGTGGGCATGACCATTGCCGTGGTGGGCTACTGGCCTCACCGGGGATATGGGGGCACCGGTGCCAGCACGGGGAACACCAGTGTGGTGGGGGACATGAGGAGGGAGGTGGCGGCTGGGCGCCACATGCCCCACAGCGAGAAGCTGAAGCTGATCGGCCCTGTCATCATGGGCATTGggctcttcatcttcatctgCGCCAACACAATGCTGTACGAGAATAGGGACATGGAGACCCGGCAGCTGATGCAGAAGGGGCTCTACAGCCTGGAAGTGGGCCTGCCCAAGGGGACCAGCCCCGAGGACGGGCACTGCCAGcgtggggacagccaggcttTGCCCAAGGCTAGTGCTGAGTGTGTGGAGGGCTGTTACCAGGTGGACCTGTCCTgtcagccctgccccagccctggcaacAAGTGGTCCGACTGCTATGGCCCCAACCGGCTCCAGGCCATGGCTGAGTTCCTGCAGCACCCGGCAGCTTCCCCTGCGATCTCTCTCCGCAGCCTCCACTCCACCGAGGTCAACCTGAGCCTCCCGTGCCACACTGGAGCTGAGTCCCTCCTGTCCTCAGCTGTGGGAGCCTTGACACTGCCTATAATCAAGCTCAACAACTGCTTGCTGGATGGGGCAGCACGGGGGGCTGATGGGAGGGCAGAGAGGGGCTCTGCTGAGCATCTCCCCAAAACACCACAGCTCTCCCGGGTTCCGGTTTCCATTGGTGACAGCACTGcactctgcagccaggctggtgaTGGTGGTGGAGGCCATGTTGTCATCAGTGTGGATAACAGTTGTCCCGGTGCAGAGCCACTGGTGGATCTCAGCTCCGACGTGCACCTCCACACCCCGGGACACTCCAAATCCCTGGACCTTGGCCGGCcgggggtgctgctggtggcCCCCATCAAGGACCGTAAGAACCGGAGCTGGCCTCGGCTGGACCATGTCAGCCTTGTGGGCTACGCCAAACTGGAAAGTACTGGCGAGTCCTCAGaccagctgctggagcccagcGAGCCCCCGAGCCAGGCCGAGCCCCCACCTAGCTCCTGGGtggtggggatggagcagggcacaCGGGTCTGA